A region of Micromonas commoda chromosome 4, complete sequence DNA encodes the following proteins:
- a CDS encoding predicted protein produces the protein MDTGGATDKGDEREGKGGKESDEWRYYGRGEDMGASFGVLPGHEAKVDGGGFSQMPAPPGESPPRASPAGTIAGRTSPAERQDSTESPEPSSSSSPASLLSIAVDLSIPAEEIQLGERIGIGSYGEVHRGLWRGTEVAVKRFLDQDLSQHLMREFETEVDLMRRLRHPNVILLMGAVTKTPNLSIVTEFLHRGSLYKLLHRPQPPQVTAALSEARRMRMALDVAKGMHYLHSCDPIIVHRDLKSPNLLVDKHWMVKVCDFGLSRMKNHTFLSSKSNAGTPEWMAPEVLRNEPSDEKSDIWSYGVIFWELLTLKEPWNGLNPMQVVGAVGFSGNSLAIPEDARPEAKSLCEDCFRGNAKDRPSFLEIQKRLRPMQAMITRPGSGNGGAALGGSPAQFSDSKPPASPSEPEKPPRAPPPKDEYPILP, from the coding sequence ATggacaccggcggcgcgacggacaAGGGCGACGAACGTGAAGGTAAAGGAGGTAAAGAGTCGGACGAATGGAGGTACTACGGCAGGGGGGAGGACATGGGCGCGTCGTTTGGCGTGCTGCCGGGGCACGAGGCTAaggttgacggcggcggcttttcGCAgatgccggcgccgccgggggagtCGCCGCCCAGGGcttcgccggcggggacgatcgCCGGACGGACGTCCCCGGCCGAGCGGCAGGACTCGACGGAATCGCCCgagccctcgtcgtcgtcgtcccccgcgtcgctgcTGTCCATCGCCGTGGACCTGAGCATcccggcggaggagatccagctcggcgagcggATCGGCATCGGGAGCTACGGCGAGGTTCACCGCGGTTTGTGGCGCGGGACGGAGGTTGCCGTGAAGCGGTTCCTGGACCAGGACCTCTCGCAGCACCTGATGCGCGAGTTCGAGACGGAGGTTGACCTGATGCGCAGGCTTCGTCACCCCAACGTGATTTTGCTCATGGGCGCGGTGACCAAGACTCCGAACCTGTCCATCGTCACGGAGTTTCTGCACCGGGGCTCGCTCTACAAGCTGCTGCACAGGCCGCAGCCGCCCcaggtcaccgccgcgctgagcgaggcgcggcgcATGCGCATGGCGCTGGACGTGGCGAAAGGGATGCATTACCTGCACTCGTGCGATCCGATCATCGTTCACAGGGATCTCAAGTCGCCCAACCTGCTGGTGGACAAGCACTGGATGGTGAAGGTTTGCGACTTTGGGCTCTCGCGGATGAAGAATCACACGTTCCTCAGCTCCAAGTCGAACGCGGGAACGCCGGAGTGGATGGCGCCCGAAGTTCTGCGAAACGAACCGAGCGACGAGAAGAGCGACATATGGAGCTACGGCGTCATATTTTGGGAGCTCTTGACGCTCAAGGAGCCGTGGAACGGTTTGAACCCGATGCAGGttgtcggcgccgtcggatTTTCCGGCAACTCGCTAGCGATTCCCGAGGATGCGCGGCCGGAGGCCAAGTCGCTGTGCGAGGACTGCTTCAGGGGGAACGCGAAGGACAGGCCGAGCTTCCTCGAGATTCAGAAACGGCTGAGACCGATGCAGGCGATGATCACCAGGCCGGGtagcggcaacggcggcgcggcgttgggGGGCTCTCCGGCTCAGTTCTCGGACTCAaagccgcccgcgtcgccgagcgaacCGGAgaagcctccgcgcgctccgccgccgaaggacgAGTACCCCATCCTCCCATAG
- a CDS encoding predicted protein: protein MHILFSLFYTRAFCEGEWTDERGHPECEFVNKWALMDPVVGQWDGWDKWTFAYPFAQLWYLVSLFTKRLWRPFALEMRWTLLFHVVLGVLVGYTTIGRFLSIHRSTVHMPYFLCGFLMRKHACFFPSAKTPLAKAMAVAALVFNVGCALMASFTYGMRVEVWFQSDPHDEVYGTRWAYGALYQLCLYAWTFFTMMTVFALIPEPEAVGVVYAGEETLPLKGADVEGQTKTPSAPKANARAGKYGKERDQATMAAKVYLRCAKWGARTLYPFVMHIAVLLLVARYTRWYDITWTTDGKDASVSVKAVWTLLMAYTFTIVLSLKPVVGLFKWLLEPNISPLFNPELQKL, encoded by the coding sequence ATGCACATCCTCTTCTCGCTCTTCTACACCCGCGCCTTTTGCGAGGGCGAGTGgacggacgagcgcgggcacCCGGAGTGCGAGTTCGTCAACAAGTGGGCGCTGATGGACCCGGTGGTGGGGCAGTGGGACGGATGGGACAAGTGGACCTTCGCGTACCCCTTCGCGCAGCTGTGGTACCTCGTGTCGCTGTTCACCAAGCGCCTGTGGAGGCCCTTCGCGCTCGAGATGCGATGGACCCTCCTCttccacgtcgtcctcggcgtcctcgtcggctaCACCACGATCGGTCGGTTCCTCTCCATCCACCGGTCCACCGTGCACATGCCCTACTTTTTGTGCGGGTTCCTCATGCGCAAACACGCGTGCTTCTTCCCCAGCGCCAAGACGCCGCTCGCCAAGGCtatggccgtcgccgctctcgtcTTCAACGTCGGATGCGCTCTCATGGCGTCCTTCACGTACGGCATGAGGGTGGAGGTTTGGTTCCAGAGCGACCCGCACGACGAGGTGTACGGCACCAGGTGGGCGTACGGCGCGCTGTACCAGCTGTGCCTCTACGCGTGGACGTTCTTCACCATGATGACGGTGTTTGCGCTCATCCCGGAACCCGAGGCTGTCGGAGTCGTGTACGCCGGGGAGGAGACGCTGCCGCTgaagggcgcggacgtggagggGCAGACCaagacgccgtccgcgcccaaggCTAACGCCCGAGCGGGAAAGTACGGCAAGGAGCGCGATcaggcgacgatggcggcgaaggTGTACCTGCGATGCGCCAAGtggggcgcgaggacgctgTACCCTTTCGTGATGCACATCGCGGTGTTGCTCCTCGTGGCGAGGTACACTCGGTGGTACGACATAACGTGGACGACGGACGGTAAGGACGCCTCGGTGTCCGTCAAGGCGGTTTGGACGCTGCTCATGGCGTACACGTTCACCATCGTGTTGTCGCTGAAGCCGGTGGTGGGTCTGTTCAAGTGGCTGCTGGAGCCGAACATCTCGCCGCTGTTCAACCCGGAGCTCCAAAAGTTGTGA
- a CDS encoding predicted protein produces the protein MGAVERMRLRAAVLSALVCLALGELYVPGSVPVDDDAPQVRVGECVPGDIPTDGPDPTDNCNAFFKSQGMSYDAYPIPPVCSTACTFEETSPPDEGRGATYAMQWQTRGLNRAVGASEGCGASLPFDPWTGAVTLRPGRYILQGSALGSTSNFMAARIARLDAETNEAETIALGTAQYAAEVDGAKAFANSVVAPVEYLACQETKILLQHWKHVKATGDWGPLPSTGFDEPRTVHASLSVRRVGGEGGCASSDPDPDDDVEATRTCTFREAAAICDGNGFGTSTADAWNERLLYDPETSGDAAKCGASVADDGRGIVVQPGTYLVSAVSPGIRSLIFVVRLAKYDSNGAYVETVALGSHGFERVTDGHPETNALSVILGTEVTVTEPTRFRLEQYVDASATSGDSKGRAPGYFINAGHFNDCDGDLSSYGANNVIPVIGAQLTVERLSRDRIGRSCLFRETIDATTAQPDRFMVNSATGQDGIIAYTWNNGRLLNDHVSSPHSNATVNCGLMSSTVDADGTSFQLAAGNYLLEAVSMGYAMSYGAARLVAVNSTGSKFTVAMSTSTKDETYATGVNGGERNELMFIGPVHITVKATSAGAGASEDLPVFRLEQYHFPTTQRYGAGYASGSYNAGYKAQESVRIGAQVRIERLKEPEHGGDTTTCAE, from the coding sequence ATGGGAGCGGTCGAGCGGATGCGGCTTCGCGCAGCTGTGCTATCGGCGCTCGTGTGCCTCGCGCTCGGAGAACTCTACGTACCGGGCTCGGttcccgtcgacgacgatgcgccCCAGGTCCGTGTGGGCGAATGCGTACCAGGTGATATTCCAACCGACGGCCCCGACCCGACGGACAACTGCAACGCTTTTTTCAAGAGCCAGGGGATGAGTTACGACGCGTACCCCATCCCGCCGGTTTGTTCCACCGCGTGCACGTTCGAGGAAACCTCTCCCCCCGACGAGGGCCGTGGCGCGACCTACGCCATGCAGTGGCAAACGCGTGGCCTGAATCGAGCCGTCGGAGCCTCCGAGGGTTGCGGGGCGTCCCTGCCCTTCGACCCGTGGACCGGGGCGGTCACGCTGCGGCCCGGAAGGTACATCCTCCAGGGGAGCGCCCTGGGTTCGACGTCCAACTTCATGGCCGCCCGCATCGCCcgtctcgacgccgagacgaACGAAGCGGAGACAATCGCGCTGGGAACGGCGCAGTACGCCGCCGAAGTAGACGGCGCGAAGGCGTTCGCCAACTCGGTCGTGGCTCCCGTGGAGTACCTCGCGTGTCAGGAGACGAAGATTCTCCTGCAGCACTGGAAGCACGTCAAAGCCACGGGGGACTGGGGCCCGCTGCCTTCCACCGGTTTCGACGAGCCGCGAACGGTGCACGCGTCCCTCTCGGTGCGAAGGgtcgggggcgagggcgggtgcgcgtcgtccgacCCGGACccggatgacgacgtcgaggcgaccCGGACGTGCACGTTccgcgaggcggccgcgatATGCGACGGGAACGGATTCGGGAcgagcaccgcggacgcctggAACGAGCGACTCTTGTACGACCCGGAAACGTCCGGAGACGCCGCGAagtgcggcgcgagcgtggcgGATGACGGACGCGGGATCGTCGTGCAGCCCGGCACGTACCTGGTCTCCGCCGTCAGCCCGGGCATCCGGTCGTTGAtcttcgtcgtccgcctcgcaAAGTACGATTCGAACGGGGCGTACGTGGAGACTGTCGCGTTGGGCTCGCACGGGTTCGAGAGAGTCACCGACGGACACCCGGAGACGAACGCCCTGAGCGTGATCCTCGGCACCGAGGTGACGGTGACGGAGCCCACGAGGTTCAGGCTCGAGCAGTACGTCGATGCCTCAGCCACGAGCGGCGATAGTAAAGGCCGAGCCCCAGGGTACTTCATAAACGCCGGCCATTTCAACGATTGCGACGGCGACCTGTCATCATATGGCGCCAACAACGTCATCCCGGTGATTGGCGCGCAGCTGACGGTCGAGAGACTTTCACGGGATCGAATCGGGCGGTCGTGCCTTTTCCGTGAGACCATCGACGCCACCACCGCTCAACCCGACAGATTCATGGTCaactcggcgacgggccaGGACGGCATCATCGCGTATACGTGGAACAACGGCAGGCTACTCAACGATCATGTCTCGTCCCCGCACTCCAACGCCACCGTGAACTGCGGCCTGATGAGTTCGACGGTGGACGCAGACGGCACGTCGttccagctcgcggcgggtaACTATCTCCTGGAGGCCGTGTCCATGGGATACGCCATGTCCtacggggcggcgcggctcgtcgcggtcaaCTCGACCGGCTCGAAGTTCACAGTCGCGATGTCGACCTCGACCAAGGACGAGACTTACGCCACTGGTGTTAATGGAGGCGAGCGAAACGAGCTCATGTTCATCGGACCCGTTCACATCACGGTgaaggcgacgtcggcgggcgccggggcctCCGAGGATCTTCCCGTCTTTCGCCTGGAGCAGTACCACTTCCCCACCACTCAACGGTACGGCGCGGGGTACGCCTCCGGGTCTTACAACGCCGGATACAAGGCGCAGGAGAGCGTGAGAATCGGGGCGCAAGTGCGCATCGAACGGCTGAAGGAGCCGGAACACGGAGGGGACACCACCACCTGCGCCGAGTGA
- a CDS encoding predicted protein, translated as MPPRVEDSDLLAGDVAVVWLFALTQKTASVALSPSFPGWLAPVAVDPESLAGFLGESTWLATTWIVVSAAIGGYELDDGVLGREEGEMREAVKGAALAWIAWAPFALFGLRWFERATGLRSSFPAGVTLGTVLGVMIAWRAFAKVVGLMGWWRPGRVKGEREDDDWAFLFASLGGAAAVATGGAVADFATRWLVEGDIG; from the coding sequence atgccgccCCGCGTTGAGGACagcgacctcctcgccggcgacgtcgccgtcgtctggCTCTTCGCGCTGACGCAGAAgaccgcctccgtcgcgctgtCGCCGTCGTTTCCCGGctggctcgcgcccgtcgccgtcgatccggAGTCGCTCGCGGGGTTCCTCGGCGAGAGCACCtggctcgcgacgacgtggatcgtcgtcagcgcggcgatcggcgggtacgagctcgacgacggagtGCTCGGaagggaggagggcgagatGCGGGAGGCGGtcaagggcgcggcgctcgcgtggaTCGCGTGGGCGCCCTTCGCGCTTTTCGGTCTGCGTTGGTTCGAGCGCGCCACCGGTCTCCGCTCGTCGTTTCCCGCGGGCGTGACGCTCGGCACCGTCCTCGGGGTGATGatcgcgtggcgcgcgttcgcgaaaGTGGTGGGGCTGATGGGGTGGTGGCGTCCCGGGCGCGTCAAGGGTGAACGGGAGGATGACGACTGGGCGTTTCTGTTtgcgtcgctcggcggcgcggcggcggtggcgacgggtggggcggtggcggactTCGCGACGAGGTGGTTGGTCGAGGGGGACATTgggtga
- a CDS encoding predicted protein (Encodes a protein with hydroxyproline-rich glycoprotein (HRGP) motifs): MTPRAASARRIQPYRAWRRRDSSSVPAYTGLSLVLILLLYHVTNHRTNNITEGVYENLSIYVIGRISYGLFEYASEFVQLSHFAIYLVEFSKTMYVPVKEILSLYTSQITLLYRPHRVERTAASAPGTTIEPGGMRISRSRALIALCVVCCTRMPGAVAAPFADKDALKTAVRNCLGNVTSGANCCSTDPNCANPSSARCGAAGCDDMPKWDTSLVTDMTSLFSTCSGHWSCGGVVLDTSSFNENITGWDTSKVTHMNTTFWDAAAFNQAIGSWDTSQVTDMRMMFRGAAAFDQAIGSWITSKVTDMGQMFFGAAAFNQAIGSWDTSKVTNMAAMFYNAAAFNQPIGDWNTSQVPDMWYMFYGAAAFNQPIFSWDTSKVTGMRYMFQNAAAFNQPIDSWDTSQVTDMGSMFDGAAAFNQAIGSWDTSKVTYMDSMFTGATAWQTRYANCGYSYSHSACGEFMSYSSSADSTSGPPRAWVRKDNACDAAVPPANGAAGTCSDTLASGSSCQPACDTGYTFSGTSSSCFNRVLTSNATCSPNPCDASSPPANGAVGDCTSSLASGSSCTLNCDSGYALSGTRSCSAGTLTDTAACTANPCDASSPPANGAVGDCTGSLASGSSCTPNCDSGYALSGTRSCSAGTLTDTAACTANPSSPANPSSPANSSSPANSSASSVPSPSPPPLPPPPPPPPPNLVLDAVDAAHTPRDILGALLLACVALLVQ; this comes from the exons GTTCTTATTTTGCTTCTATACCACGTGACCAATCACAGAACGAATAACATCACGGAGGGGGTCTATGAGAATTTGTCGATTTACGTGATTGGTCGGATTTCATATGGGCTTTTCGAATATGCCTCCGAATTTGTGCAACTTTCGCATTTCGCTATTTATC TTGTTGAATTCTCGAAAACCATGTACGTTCCGGTAAAAGAAATTCTCAGCCTTTACACTTCCCAAATAACGTTATTATATCGCCCACATCGCGTAgaacgcaccgccgcgagcgccccggggacgacgatcgAGCCCGGGGGGATGCGGATCTCACGGTCCCGCGCGCTTATCGCGTTATGCGTCGTGTGTTGCACGCGCATGCCcggggcggtcgccgcgccgttcgcggacaAGGACGCGCTCAAGACGGCGGTCAGAAATTGTTTGGGGAACGTCACATCGGGGGCCAACTGCTGCTCGACGGACCCGAACTGTGCGaacccgagctcggcgcgatgcggcgccgcggggtgcgacGACATGCCCAAATGGGACACGAGCCTCGTGACGGACATGACGTCCTTGTTCTCCACGTGCAGTGGCCATTGGTCgtgcgggggcgtcgtcttGGACACGAGCTCATTCAACGAAAACATCACCGGGTGGGATACCTCCAAGGTCACGCACATGAATACCACGTTCTGGGACGCTGCCGCGTTTAATCAagccatcggctcgtgggatacctcgcAGGTCACGGACATGAGGATGATGTTccgtggcgccgccgcgttcgatcAAGCCATCGGCTCCTGGATTACCTCCAAGGTCACTGACATGGGGCAAATGttcttcggcgccgccgcgttcaatcaagccatcggctcgtgggatacctccaAGGTCACGAACATGGCGGCAATGTTTTataacgccgccgcgttcaaccAACCCATCGGCGACTGGAACACCTCGCAGGTCCCGGACATGTGGTACATGTTctatggcgccgccgcgttcaatcaacccatcttctcgtgggatacctccaAGGTCACGGGCATGCGGTACATGTTCCAAAatgccgccgcgttcaaccAGCCGATCGActcgtgggatacctcgcAGGTCACGGACATGGGGTCCATGttcgatggcgccgccgcgttcaatcaagccatcggctcgtgggatacctccaAGGTCACGTACATGGACTCCATGTTCACTGGCGCCACCGCCTGGCAAACGAGGTACGCGAACTGCGGCTACTCCTACTCCCACTCCGCCTGCGGCGAGTTCATGTCGTACTCGAGCTCGGCAGACTCAACTTCTGGTCCACCCCGCGCGTGGGTTCGCAAAGacaacgcgtgcgacgccgccgtgcctcctgccaacggcgccgcgggcacctGCTCAGACACCCTTGCGAGCGGGTCGTCGTGTCAGCCCGCGTGTGACACGGGATATACATTctcggggacgtcgtcgtcgtgtttCAATCGGGTGCTGACGTCTAATGCTACGTGCTCCCCAAACCCGTGCGAtgcatcttcgccgccggcaaacggcgccgtcggcgactgcACCAGCTCTTTGGCGAGCGGCTCGTCGTGCACCCTCAACTGCGACTCCGGCTACGCCCTGTCCGGCACCAGGTCTTGCAGCGCCGGCACACTTACCGACACAGCAGCTTGCACTGCGAACCCGTGCGAtgcatcttcgccgccggcaaacggcgccgtcggcgactgcACCGGCTCTTTGGCGAGTGGCTCGTCGTGCACCCCCAACTGCGATTCCGGCTACGCCCTGTCCGGCACCAGGTCTTGCAGCGCCGGCACGCTCACCGACACAGCAGCTTGCACTGCGAACCCTTCCTCACCGGCGAACCCTTCCTCACCGGCAAACTCTTCCTCACCGGCGAACTCCTCCGCATCTTCGGTCCCGTCTCCTTCACCGCCTCCGCtgccaccgcctccgccaccgcctcctccaaacctcgtcctcgacgccgtcgacgcggcacACACGCCGCGTGATATCCTCGGCGCACTACTACTCGCGTGCGTGGCCCTTCTTGTGCAATAA